One stretch of Microbacterium terrae DNA includes these proteins:
- a CDS encoding arginase family protein: protein MIGLISAPTNLGLRPPVRGAVPGTAKAPEALREAGLHERLARLGAVDAGVILPGRYVDDDETRAPGHVRNEAALVEHARRLAARVDAVLDAGRAPLVLGGDCSLVIGAGLASGAQRPWGLVHVDGHTDFRHPALTDACASVAGEDLAAAIGLHWPAISDIDGRGPYFAAARTVHVGCRDDDPNLPRVRAAIGLAATSREVLERGAHAVAADILDVAGTTGFWLQLDVDVLDPMFMPAVDSTTPGGLTPDALVELLRALTPYAAGAAVTVFDPDLDPDGRCAELLVDVLVDGLARLGDEMVSVD, encoded by the coding sequence GTGATCGGTCTGATCTCGGCGCCCACCAATCTCGGCCTGCGGCCGCCGGTGCGCGGCGCCGTGCCCGGCACGGCCAAGGCGCCCGAGGCTCTGCGCGAAGCGGGGCTCCACGAACGGCTCGCCCGCCTCGGTGCGGTCGACGCGGGGGTCATCCTCCCGGGCAGATACGTCGACGACGACGAGACCCGTGCGCCGGGTCATGTGCGGAACGAAGCGGCGCTCGTCGAGCACGCACGTCGACTCGCTGCGCGGGTCGATGCCGTGCTCGACGCGGGCCGCGCGCCGCTGGTGCTCGGTGGCGACTGCAGCCTCGTGATCGGTGCTGGCCTCGCCAGCGGCGCGCAGCGGCCGTGGGGCCTCGTGCACGTCGACGGACACACCGACTTCCGGCATCCGGCGCTCACGGATGCCTGCGCAAGCGTCGCCGGCGAGGATCTCGCCGCGGCGATCGGGCTGCACTGGCCGGCGATCAGCGACATCGACGGACGAGGACCGTACTTCGCCGCAGCGAGAACTGTCCACGTCGGATGCCGCGACGACGACCCGAACCTGCCGCGGGTCCGCGCCGCGATCGGTCTGGCCGCGACATCACGCGAGGTGCTCGAACGCGGGGCGCACGCTGTCGCGGCCGATATCCTGGATGTCGCGGGCACCACCGGCTTCTGGCTGCAGCTCGACGTCGATGTACTCGATCCGATGTTCATGCCCGCGGTCGACAGCACCACCCCGGGCGGCCTGACCCCCGATGCGCTCGTGGAGCTGCTGCGAGCTCTCACTCCGTACGCGGCCGGCGCCGCGGTCACCGTGTTCGATCCCGATCTCGACCCCGATGGTCGCTGTGCGGAATTGCTCGTCGATGTGCTCGTCGATGGGCTCGCCCGGCTCGGGGATGAGATGGTCTCAGTTGACTGA
- a CDS encoding PPOX class F420-dependent oxidoreductase, with the protein MVSLASLMPAGVEFLADRHLATLSTIGPSGRIHVVAVGFTVHEGDVRIITSDATQKVRNVERDARATVAQVSGAQWLSIAGSAVIERDPDAVALAVRLYAGRYRQPRVNPQRVVIKITPESVMGSAGLLA; encoded by the coding sequence ATGGTCTCGCTCGCTTCCCTGATGCCCGCGGGCGTCGAGTTCCTCGCCGACCGCCACCTCGCCACCCTCTCGACGATCGGGCCGAGCGGCCGCATCCACGTCGTCGCCGTCGGCTTCACCGTGCACGAAGGGGACGTTCGCATCATCACGTCCGATGCGACCCAGAAGGTGCGCAACGTCGAGCGCGACGCCCGGGCGACCGTCGCCCAGGTGTCCGGCGCGCAGTGGTTGAGCATCGCGGGCTCAGCGGTGATCGAACGCGACCCCGACGCCGTCGCCCTGGCGGTGCGGCTCTACGCCGGCCGCTACCGGCAGCCGCGCGTCAACCCGCAGCGGGTCGTCATCAAGATCACCCCCGAGTCGGTGATGGGCTCGGCCGGCCTGCTCGCCTGA
- a CDS encoding L-serine ammonia-lyase, iron-sulfur-dependent, subunit alpha, translating into MSAYVSAFELFSIGVGPSSSHTVGPMRAASDFVMRLRELGLLDRVERVTCALYGSLGATGIGHGTPDAVVAGLQGLEPETVEPDAVRGAWTHWPAGRPLALAGTHSIGFHREDVRFLPRTRLDAHPNAMTLEAWMRTDAGPARHADSGVHLTGAAFALSVPRAEESVDGLVLSETYYSVGGGFIRREGEPPRVQAHAYPLDFASAEELLELCDDRGITIAEAARLNEEALRGDEEIAAGLDAIWDAMAACVEAGLEAGGVLPGALGVKRRAAAIREQLDAAEADGRRELPGEWLGAFALAVNEENAAGGRVVTAPTNGAAGILPAVAMYWWRFLADSGLGSGNAVTPYGELVGSALLGYDGHISQPAEVAEWDDDHVADANRRRGIRRFLLTAAALGSLFKANASISGAEGGCQAEVGSACAMAAGGLTAVMGGTNRQIENAAEIAMEHHLGLTCDPVGGLVQIPCIERNAIAASTAVTAARLALRGDGSHYVSLDAVVETMRQTGIDMSTKYKETSEGGLAVNVVEC; encoded by the coding sequence GTGAGCGCCTACGTCTCGGCGTTCGAGCTGTTCTCCATAGGAGTAGGACCCTCGAGCTCCCACACGGTCGGCCCCATGCGGGCCGCATCCGACTTCGTCATGCGCCTGCGCGAACTCGGCCTCCTCGATCGCGTGGAGCGGGTGACGTGCGCGCTGTACGGCTCGCTCGGCGCCACCGGCATCGGCCACGGCACGCCTGACGCCGTCGTCGCCGGTCTCCAGGGCCTCGAACCCGAGACCGTCGAGCCCGACGCGGTGCGCGGCGCCTGGACCCACTGGCCTGCGGGTCGGCCGCTCGCGCTCGCCGGCACGCACTCCATCGGATTCCACCGCGAAGACGTGCGGTTCCTGCCGCGCACCCGGCTCGACGCCCACCCCAATGCGATGACGCTCGAGGCCTGGATGCGGACGGATGCCGGACCGGCCCGTCATGCCGACTCGGGGGTGCACCTCACCGGCGCGGCTTTCGCGCTGTCGGTACCCCGGGCCGAGGAATCCGTCGACGGACTCGTGCTGAGCGAGACGTACTACTCGGTCGGCGGCGGCTTCATCCGCCGCGAGGGCGAGCCGCCGCGGGTGCAGGCTCACGCGTACCCGCTCGACTTCGCGAGCGCGGAGGAGCTGCTCGAACTGTGCGACGACCGCGGCATCACCATCGCCGAGGCAGCGCGCCTGAACGAGGAGGCGCTGCGCGGCGATGAGGAGATCGCCGCCGGGCTCGATGCGATCTGGGATGCGATGGCGGCCTGCGTCGAGGCCGGGCTCGAGGCGGGGGGCGTGCTGCCCGGCGCGCTCGGGGTGAAGCGGCGTGCGGCGGCCATCCGGGAGCAGCTCGATGCGGCCGAGGCCGACGGGCGGCGCGAGCTTCCGGGGGAGTGGCTCGGCGCGTTCGCGCTCGCCGTCAACGAGGAGAACGCCGCCGGCGGACGCGTGGTCACGGCGCCGACCAACGGGGCTGCGGGCATCCTGCCGGCCGTGGCGATGTACTGGTGGCGCTTCCTCGCCGACTCGGGCCTCGGGTCGGGCAACGCGGTGACGCCGTACGGCGAGCTCGTCGGGAGCGCGCTCCTCGGCTACGACGGCCACATCTCGCAGCCGGCCGAGGTCGCCGAGTGGGACGACGACCACGTCGCCGATGCGAACCGGCGGCGCGGCATCCGACGGTTCCTCCTCACGGCTGCCGCGCTCGGCTCGCTGTTCAAGGCGAACGCGTCGATCTCGGGGGCCGAAGGCGGCTGTCAGGCAGAGGTCGGCTCGGCGTGCGCGATGGCGGCAGGTGGGCTGACGGCCGTCATGGGAGGCACGAACCGGCAGATCGAGAACGCCGCCGAGATCGCGATGGAGCACCACCTCGGGCTCACCTGCGACCCGGTGGGCGGTCTCGTGCAGATCCCCTGCATCGAGCGCAACGCGATCGCCGCGTCGACGGCGGTGACGGCGGCACGGCTCGCGCTGCGGGGCGACGGCTCGCACTACGTGTCGCTCGACGCGGTCGTGGAGACGATGCGGCAGACGGGCATCGACATGTCGACGAAGTACAAGGAGACGAGCGAGGGCGGCCTCGCGGTCAACGTCGTCGAGTGCTGA
- a CDS encoding DUF2975 domain-containing protein, translated as MNLDLPRPPLPLVVATEVLLGVLFLVGLGAIALLPSFSANVATSVPEYADLRDPLLAIAITLTILGLIALAMVALLVHRIYSLTVLTRPSLLWVDVLVVTAVCAIVLIVTAFVVISKGQAGSPFVALVQAMACLTLMAIVCITLVLRSLLRSAIVMRAELDEVV; from the coding sequence ATGAATCTCGACTTGCCTCGGCCGCCACTCCCTCTCGTCGTCGCCACCGAGGTACTCCTTGGCGTCCTGTTCCTCGTCGGCCTCGGCGCGATCGCGCTCCTTCCCAGCTTCTCCGCGAACGTCGCGACCAGCGTTCCCGAGTACGCAGACCTTCGCGATCCGCTCCTCGCGATCGCGATCACCCTCACGATCCTCGGTCTCATCGCCCTCGCCATGGTCGCGTTGCTGGTGCACCGCATCTACAGCTTGACCGTGCTCACACGTCCGTCCCTGCTCTGGGTCGACGTGCTCGTGGTCACTGCCGTGTGCGCCATCGTGCTGATCGTCACGGCATTCGTTGTGATCAGCAAAGGCCAGGCGGGGAGCCCCTTCGTCGCACTCGTCCAGGCCATGGCCTGTCTCACCCTGATGGCGATCGTGTGCATCACCCTCGTGCTGCGCTCCCTCCTGCGAAGCGCCATCGTGATGCGCGCCGAACTCGACGAGGTCGTGTGA
- a CDS encoding HNH endonuclease signature motif containing protein: MDNGAGTLIEQLSALDRAAAEVLSTPLANDVARSVTDADSIALARVIEQLGRRIDAARLLVAGEIDDRSRADRGAARLCTRLGCANATEALVRATGIAATSATSRLRAARTIATTTALSGETVPARWPLLRDALISGSIGSDTVAAVATTLDPIADRCHPTDIAAAESELVGAAIGGGASGGAADDAPACTADETRLQARVWALALDPDGVLPDYERAARRRFLRVGREREGLVPVTGALLPDVAAQLDRLLHAQLSPRTSGAAAGSSSGSDSGSNESRCETGVRSGSGSNGSQSDAGVRFSDPADDPASVVPLDIRTRQQKQHDALAAILGVAARSAEMPSIGGAAPTLLVTISARDLARDEGGVAIIDGTDTVVPAYVARQIACCGGIQRLVFSDDGRIVELGSPQRVFTAHQRRAITARDGGCIIPGCRIPAAWCEIHHVEEHSRGGPTHTDNGVMLCWHHHRTLETSGWKVRIVDGLPETRAPNWIDPYRRWRPARGSTHLEIEKLRRRRRAG; this comes from the coding sequence GTGGACAACGGCGCGGGCACCCTCATCGAACAGCTCTCCGCGCTCGATCGCGCGGCGGCCGAGGTGCTGAGCACTCCCCTTGCGAACGACGTAGCGCGCTCGGTGACGGATGCCGATTCGATCGCACTCGCTCGAGTCATCGAACAGCTCGGCCGACGGATCGATGCCGCGCGGCTTCTGGTCGCGGGCGAGATCGACGATCGCTCGCGAGCCGACCGTGGAGCCGCGCGGCTGTGCACCCGCCTCGGGTGCGCGAACGCGACCGAGGCTCTCGTGCGCGCGACCGGGATCGCCGCGACGAGCGCCACCTCCCGACTGCGCGCGGCGCGCACGATCGCCACGACCACGGCGCTCTCCGGCGAGACCGTTCCCGCTCGCTGGCCGCTGCTGCGCGACGCCCTGATCTCGGGCTCGATCGGGTCCGACACTGTGGCCGCCGTCGCGACGACCCTCGATCCGATCGCGGATCGGTGCCATCCGACCGATATCGCCGCGGCCGAGAGCGAACTCGTCGGCGCAGCGATCGGAGGTGGCGCCTCCGGCGGTGCCGCCGACGATGCCCCCGCATGCACCGCCGACGAGACCCGGTTGCAGGCGCGAGTCTGGGCTCTCGCGCTCGACCCCGACGGGGTGCTTCCCGACTATGAGCGCGCGGCACGACGCCGCTTCCTCCGCGTCGGTCGCGAGCGCGAGGGACTCGTGCCGGTGACGGGCGCACTGCTGCCCGACGTCGCCGCGCAGCTCGACCGGCTGCTGCACGCGCAGCTCTCGCCACGCACATCGGGGGCCGCGGCGGGTTCGAGTTCGGGCTCGGACTCGGGTTCGAACGAGAGCCGGTGCGAAACTGGGGTGCGCTCGGGCTCCGGCTCGAACGGGAGCCAGAGCGATGCCGGCGTGCGGTTCAGCGACCCGGCCGATGATCCGGCGAGCGTGGTGCCGCTCGACATTCGAACTCGCCAGCAGAAGCAGCACGACGCGCTGGCGGCGATCCTCGGGGTCGCGGCACGCTCAGCCGAGATGCCGTCGATCGGCGGCGCGGCGCCGACTCTGCTCGTCACGATCTCGGCGCGCGACCTCGCCCGCGACGAGGGCGGTGTCGCGATCATCGACGGCACCGACACCGTCGTTCCGGCGTACGTCGCCCGGCAGATCGCCTGCTGCGGCGGAATCCAGCGTCTCGTGTTCAGCGATGACGGACGCATCGTCGAACTCGGCAGCCCGCAGCGCGTGTTCACCGCACATCAGCGCCGCGCGATCACCGCGCGCGATGGCGGCTGCATCATCCCCGGGTGCCGCATCCCGGCCGCCTGGTGCGAGATCCATCACGTCGAGGAGCACTCCCGCGGGGGTCCGACCCACACCGACAACGGCGTGATGCTCTGCTGGCACCATCACCGCACCCTCGAGACCAGCGGATGGAAGGTGCGCATCGTCGACGGCCTGCCCGAGACCCGCGCCCCGAACTGGATCGATCCGTACCGGCGATGGCGACCAGCTCGAGGATCCACCCACCTCGAGATCGAGAAGCTCCGCCGCCGAAGGCGGGCAGGATGA
- a CDS encoding DUF2207 domain-containing protein has protein sequence MGTGSVEPARRVCSFAAAIALAVLLSIAFVLTGGGRDAAVADVEDFTFESMDVVYELGRADDGTSTLRVTETFVAVFPEFDQNRGMRRSIPDSYLGAPLNPALVSITDADGRARASETASEDGYFSMTSRADDFVHGRQTYVFTYTLENVARYFADTGRDEFYWDVNGTEWRQPFGAVSVELVVDDSVAGALTGDQACYVGYQSAEATCPITADGSTFTASTTTVGPYETLTIAVGFERGTFAEFDPSFFASSWGWLQAVAAALLAGTIVFAGVTRARKLRDEPGRPTIIAEYTPPPIIDALESAVLLGRTTKGIPAEVLEQAVVGSIRIEEGARRWFSGAKLKAVLIDSSKADGDGRMLLRGLFPYGAPGEEFEFGRTDRSFSAAAQHILKAAERELKNRGLRREVSVSTRVLPAALAVIAAAFVMLFGFVALDAFVAPLVPILLILAAAVGVFVVIGLVSRKPLTALGAETRDHLAGLKIFIEWAEADRIRMLQSPTGAERVPVDVNDPTQKLKLYETLLPYAVVFGQEKAWAKELAVLYAGGTPGWYYGTHGFDAGSFSSGISSLSASAASSSSTSGGSGGGGSAGGGGGGGGGGGV, from the coding sequence ATGGGGACTGGGTCTGTCGAGCCCGCACGACGGGTGTGCTCGTTCGCAGCCGCGATCGCACTCGCGGTGCTGCTCTCGATCGCCTTCGTGCTCACGGGCGGCGGGCGCGACGCCGCGGTCGCCGACGTCGAGGACTTCACGTTCGAGAGCATGGACGTCGTCTACGAGCTCGGCCGGGCAGACGACGGGACGAGCACGCTGCGCGTCACCGAGACCTTCGTCGCCGTGTTCCCCGAGTTCGACCAGAACCGCGGCATGCGACGCAGCATCCCCGATTCGTATCTAGGGGCTCCGCTGAACCCCGCGCTGGTGTCGATCACCGATGCCGACGGGCGGGCGCGCGCGTCGGAGACGGCATCCGAAGACGGATACTTCAGCATGACGTCGCGGGCCGACGACTTCGTCCACGGCCGGCAGACGTACGTGTTCACGTACACCCTCGAGAACGTCGCGCGATACTTCGCCGACACCGGGCGCGACGAGTTCTACTGGGACGTGAACGGCACCGAGTGGCGGCAGCCGTTCGGCGCGGTGTCGGTCGAGCTCGTCGTCGATGACTCGGTCGCGGGAGCCCTCACCGGGGACCAAGCCTGCTACGTCGGATACCAGAGCGCAGAGGCCACGTGCCCGATCACGGCCGACGGGTCGACGTTCACGGCCTCCACGACCACGGTGGGTCCGTACGAGACGCTGACGATCGCCGTCGGATTCGAGCGCGGAACCTTCGCCGAGTTCGATCCGTCGTTCTTCGCGTCTTCGTGGGGATGGCTGCAGGCTGTCGCTGCCGCGCTGCTGGCCGGCACGATCGTGTTCGCCGGGGTCACGCGCGCGCGCAAGCTCCGCGACGAGCCGGGTCGGCCGACGATCATCGCCGAGTACACCCCGCCCCCGATCATCGACGCGCTCGAGAGCGCCGTGCTGCTCGGGAGGACGACCAAGGGGATCCCCGCCGAGGTGCTCGAGCAGGCGGTGGTCGGCAGCATCCGAATCGAAGAGGGTGCGCGCCGCTGGTTCAGCGGCGCGAAGCTCAAGGCCGTTCTCATCGATTCGTCGAAGGCCGACGGTGACGGCCGGATGCTCCTGCGCGGGCTGTTCCCGTACGGCGCCCCGGGCGAGGAGTTCGAGTTCGGCCGCACCGACCGCAGCTTTTCGGCGGCGGCGCAGCACATCTTGAAGGCCGCAGAGCGGGAGCTGAAGAATCGGGGACTCCGCCGCGAGGTGTCGGTGTCGACGCGGGTGCTCCCGGCTGCGCTCGCCGTGATCGCGGCGGCGTTCGTGATGCTCTTCGGCTTCGTCGCGCTCGATGCGTTCGTCGCTCCGCTCGTGCCGATCCTGCTCATCCTCGCGGCTGCGGTGGGTGTGTTCGTGGTGATCGGCCTCGTATCGCGCAAGCCGCTCACCGCGCTGGGCGCGGAGACGCGCGACCACCTGGCCGGGCTGAAGATCTTCATCGAGTGGGCGGAGGCGGACCGCATCCGCATGCTGCAGTCGCCTACGGGGGCGGAGCGCGTGCCGGTCGATGTGAACGACCCGACGCAGAAGCTGAAGCTCTACGAGACGCTGCTGCCGTACGCGGTGGTGTTCGGGCAGGAGAAGGCCTGGGCGAAGGAGCTTGCCGTGCTCTACGCCGGCGGCACGCCGGGCTGGTACTACGGCACGCACGGCTTCGATGCGGGCTCGTTCTCATCGGGCATCTCGTCGCTGTCGGCGAGCGCGGCATCGTCGTCGTCGACGTCGGGCGGTTCGGGTGGCGGCGGTTCGGCCGGTGGTGGCGGCGGAGGCGGTGGCGGCGGGGGCGTCTGA
- a CDS encoding DedA family protein gives MDILNDFVLQAAASPWLLLVMFAVAIIDGFFPPIPSETVLVGAAAAAASTGDLAIVAPLALVAALGAWIGDNLTYAIGRAVGTNRFAWMRRPRVAAAFDRARSGLSRRGAPLILGARYIPVGRVAVNMSAGALGYPWRWFVALSALAAVTWAVYSAGVGMLAGNVFAGQPMLGAVIGIVLALVLGLVIDRIAAVRRSRAASREAAPTTAQGDADERASLPVGASARLAGWR, from the coding sequence GTGGACATCCTCAACGACTTCGTGCTGCAGGCGGCGGCGTCCCCGTGGCTGCTGCTGGTGATGTTCGCGGTGGCGATCATCGACGGGTTCTTCCCGCCGATCCCGAGCGAGACGGTGCTCGTGGGCGCCGCGGCGGCAGCGGCATCCACCGGCGATCTGGCGATCGTCGCTCCACTGGCTCTGGTCGCGGCACTCGGCGCGTGGATCGGCGACAACCTCACGTACGCGATCGGGCGCGCTGTCGGAACGAACCGGTTCGCCTGGATGCGTCGCCCTCGCGTCGCCGCGGCGTTCGATCGAGCACGATCGGGTCTGTCGCGCCGCGGCGCACCGCTCATCCTCGGCGCACGGTACATCCCGGTGGGTCGGGTCGCGGTGAACATGTCGGCGGGGGCGCTGGGGTATCCGTGGCGCTGGTTCGTCGCGTTGAGTGCGCTCGCCGCCGTCACCTGGGCGGTGTACTCGGCGGGGGTCGGGATGCTCGCGGGCAACGTGTTCGCGGGGCAGCCGATGCTCGGCGCCGTCATCGGCATCGTGCTGGCGCTCGTGCTCGGACTCGTCATCGACCGCATCGCCGCCGTGCGCCGCTCGCGGGCGGCGTCGCGAGAAGCGGCGCCGACGACGGCGCAGGGCGACGCCGACGAACGCGCCTCGCTCCCCGTGGGCGCATCGGCCAGACTGGCGGGATGGCGATGA
- a CDS encoding DUF2804 domain-containing protein, producing the protein MTLPELTAPVSLTLPNGRLNRDAVGWAREPLVDTAGIGHRVGRGFGRNKRWEYWNVVTPTHIMALTVSSIDYAAVSEVWVFDRATEREIGTATSVVLGRATLPATLEMGPSRARAKDLAIDIDEVPGGTRLRAATHRASFDVVAELPAGHERLAVVVPWSDTRFQYTVKDVARPATGRVAFDGEIFEVPAGQSWAVLDHGRGRWPYDIAWNWGAGSGESGGRVIGIQVGGRWTEGTGSTENAMLIDGRLHKIHDELRWDYDIARWREPWRVTGGGLDASFLPFFDKVSRTDLGIVSSRTDQCFGHWSGTFAVPGGEVVAFDGIVGWAEEVHNRW; encoded by the coding sequence ATGACCCTGCCCGAGCTCACCGCTCCCGTCTCCCTCACCCTGCCGAACGGCCGACTCAACCGGGACGCGGTCGGATGGGCGCGCGAGCCGCTCGTCGACACCGCCGGAATCGGGCATCGCGTCGGGCGCGGCTTCGGCCGCAACAAGCGGTGGGAGTACTGGAACGTCGTCACGCCGACCCACATCATGGCGCTCACCGTGTCGTCGATCGACTACGCCGCCGTCAGCGAGGTGTGGGTCTTCGATCGTGCGACCGAGCGCGAGATCGGCACGGCGACGTCGGTCGTGCTCGGGCGCGCGACGCTCCCCGCCACGCTCGAGATGGGGCCGTCGCGGGCTCGCGCGAAGGATCTCGCCATCGACATCGACGAGGTTCCCGGCGGCACGCGCCTGCGGGCCGCGACCCACCGTGCGTCGTTCGATGTCGTCGCCGAGCTGCCCGCCGGGCATGAGCGCCTCGCGGTGGTCGTGCCGTGGAGCGACACCCGCTTCCAGTACACGGTGAAAGACGTCGCCCGTCCGGCGACGGGCCGCGTCGCGTTCGACGGCGAGATCTTCGAGGTTCCGGCCGGCCAGTCGTGGGCGGTGCTCGATCACGGCCGCGGTCGATGGCCGTACGACATCGCATGGAACTGGGGTGCGGGGTCAGGCGAGTCGGGAGGCCGGGTCATCGGCATCCAGGTCGGCGGCCGGTGGACCGAGGGCACTGGCTCCACCGAGAACGCGATGCTCATCGACGGCCGCCTGCACAAGATCCACGACGAGCTGCGGTGGGACTACGACATCGCCCGGTGGCGGGAGCCCTGGCGCGTGACCGGCGGCGGGCTCGACGCATCCTTCCTCCCGTTCTTCGACAAGGTGTCGCGAACCGATCTGGGGATCGTCTCGTCGCGCACCGACCAGTGCTTCGGGCACTGGAGCGGAACGTTCGCCGTGCCCGGGGGCGAGGTCGTCGCCTTCGACGGCATCGTCGGCTGGGCCGAAGAGGTGCACAACCGCTGGTGA
- a CDS encoding MarR family winged helix-turn-helix transcriptional regulator — MTDRRLAIDAWESLFRAQHEVFEQINGDFDDTLSQAEYDVLLTVTRGIDQTARLRDVTANMLISQPSVSRLVDRMVARGLIAKCADPDDGRGSLVRATDEGAARFRQVATAHGRAIAARMAVLSDEELAHLRDLTAKLRGSSDAGYPHR, encoded by the coding sequence ATGACCGACCGCCGCCTGGCCATCGACGCCTGGGAGAGCCTGTTCCGCGCCCAGCACGAGGTGTTCGAGCAGATCAACGGCGACTTCGACGACACCCTCTCGCAGGCCGAGTACGACGTGCTGCTGACGGTCACCCGGGGCATCGATCAGACCGCCCGACTGCGCGACGTCACCGCGAACATGCTCATCAGCCAGCCCAGCGTCTCGCGCCTGGTAGACCGCATGGTCGCGCGCGGCCTCATCGCCAAGTGCGCCGACCCCGACGACGGCCGCGGGTCACTGGTGCGCGCCACCGACGAAGGCGCCGCGCGATTCCGCCAGGTCGCCACCGCGCACGGCCGCGCGATCGCCGCACGCATGGCGGTGCTCAGCGACGAAGAGCTCGCCCATCTGCGCGACCTCACCGCCAAGCTGCGCGGGTCGTCCGACGCCGGCTACCCGCATCGCTGA
- a CDS encoding helix-turn-helix domain-containing protein — MTIRITIDRMLAERGMSVGDFAGAIGITPANVAVLKNGRAKAVRFATLDAICRVLDCQPGDLLRYEEHDPQPAELSNTP, encoded by the coding sequence ATGACGATCCGCATCACGATCGACCGCATGCTCGCCGAACGCGGCATGAGCGTCGGCGACTTCGCAGGCGCCATCGGAATCACGCCGGCAAACGTCGCAGTCCTCAAGAATGGACGCGCGAAGGCCGTGCGTTTCGCGACACTCGACGCGATCTGTCGAGTCCTCGACTGTCAACCCGGCGACCTGCTCCGCTACGAAGAACACGATCCGCAGCCCGCCGAATTGTCGAACACGCCCTAG
- a CDS encoding GNAT family N-acetyltransferase — protein sequence MPAHRYVVVALFDPISVGTVLSRRRWPAHVTLVSNFTTEASVDLLHDTVRAAIAGAALAADTGATVDSAATPDAATTAGTTATADEASLLDATVLDIELGDLALFGPDRDIPVRLVVTPRIADLHIGLIDRLEAAAGIIPDVAGYWRSGYRPHLTLTPTISAAAGDRLRARSIAIARLDGDTAIIVSASDTARAESNPEIEVRRATPADLPGLARLKIEWARLDDAPPADEVVAFADDLGAWNARQGDGLVVEVAVADGAVVGMAWMVIFERVPDFSDRHRLTADIQSVFVAPAHRDRGVGCRLVDELCREADRRGIPRTLVSANERALGLYRRSGFAPSPVLLQRVRGGES from the coding sequence ATGCCCGCCCATCGGTACGTCGTCGTCGCGCTCTTCGACCCGATCTCGGTCGGCACCGTGCTCAGTCGACGGCGCTGGCCAGCTCATGTGACCCTCGTTTCGAATTTCACGACCGAGGCATCCGTCGACCTGCTCCACGACACCGTGCGCGCTGCGATCGCCGGCGCCGCTCTGGCGGCGGACACCGGGGCAACAGTGGACAGCGCCGCGACCCCAGACGCCGCCACAACCGCAGGCACCACCGCCACCGCAGACGAGGCGTCGCTCCTCGATGCCACCGTGCTCGACATCGAGCTGGGCGACCTCGCCCTCTTCGGCCCCGACCGCGACATCCCGGTGCGGCTCGTGGTGACGCCGCGCATCGCCGATCTGCATATCGGGCTGATCGATCGCCTCGAGGCGGCGGCGGGGATCATCCCCGATGTGGCCGGCTACTGGCGGTCCGGTTACCGCCCGCACCTGACGCTCACGCCGACGATCAGCGCGGCGGCCGGTGACCGCCTGCGCGCGAGGTCGATCGCGATCGCGCGGCTCGACGGTGACACAGCCATCATCGTCTCCGCATCGGATACGGCGCGTGCCGAATCGAACCCCGAGATCGAGGTCCGGCGTGCCACACCCGCCGATCTGCCCGGCCTCGCGCGACTCAAGATCGAATGGGCGCGGCTCGACGATGCGCCGCCGGCGGACGAGGTCGTCGCGTTCGCCGATGATCTCGGCGCGTGGAACGCGCGTCAGGGCGACGGTCTCGTCGTCGAGGTCGCCGTCGCAGACGGAGCAGTCGTGGGCATGGCGTGGATGGTGATCTTCGAGCGTGTGCCCGACTTCTCCGACCGGCACAGGCTGACCGCCGACATCCAGAGCGTCTTCGTGGCTCCGGCTCACCGCGATCGCGGAGTCGGTTGCCGGCTCGTCGACGAGCTCTGTCGCGAGGCGGACCGACGCGGCATCCCGCGGACTCTCGTCAGCGCGAACGAGCGTGCGCTCGGCCTGTACCGGCGCTCGGGCTTCGCGCCGTCACCCGTGCTCCTGCAGCGCGTGCGGGGCGGCGAGTCCTAG